A genome region from Babesia bigemina genome assembly Bbig001, chromosome : I includes the following:
- a CDS encoding Exosome complex exonuclease RRP4, producing MLADCLCHFFAFGISYESFELFLRVLCHHLAVDKLAYVEPLHGKYFAQVGDVVVGVVQKIGGNCWYIDIGSSMRVQLSILQVNTEELANRRKLEEDVYEMRNIFDIGDVISCEVQRVSQNGTVLLQTRTSKYGRLSNGILVKVKPNLMLRQSRHMHDLPFGASLILGCNGFIWLSPSDERNDTTVKAQMYYDICTLRRIILYLAGLGIQISYTIMCDIFDFFKRHCPSDSTLSKEYAAQLVELYLSENSK from the exons ATGTTGGCCGATTGTCTCTGCCACTTCTTTGCATTTGGCATTTCCTATGAATCATTTGAGCTGTTTTTGCGAGTGCTGTGTCATCATTTGGCT GTCGATAAGCTGGCTTATGTGGAGCCGCTGCATGGCAAATACTTCGCTCAAGTCGGTGATGTCGTCGTAGGGGTGGTTCAGAAGATTGGTGGAAACTGCTGGTACATCGACATAGGTTCATCAATGCGTGTACAGCTGTCGATCCTGCAGGTGAACACCGAGGAACTTGCAAACCGGCGGAAATTGGAAGAAGATGTCTACGAAATGCGGAATATTTTCGACATCGGCGATGTCATATCGTGCGAAGTACAGCGTGTGTCG CAAAACGGCACTGTTTTGCTGCAGACGCGTACCAGCAAATATGGCCGGTTGAGCAAtggcatcttggtcaaagtgaaaCCGAACCTGATGCTACGCCAGAGCAGGCACATGCATGACCTCCCATTTGGAGCTAGCCTGATATTGGGATGCAATG GTTTCATATGGCTGTCGCCTTCGGATGAGCGTAATGACACCACTGTCAAGGCACAAATGTACTACGATATCTGCACGCTTCGCCGTATAATATTATATCTAGCTGGTCTAGGTATTCAAATCAGCTACACAATTATGTGTGACATCTTCGACTTTTTTAAACGGCATTGCCCCAGCGATAGCACTCTGTCGAAGGAGTACGCTGCGCAGTTGGTGGAGTTGTATCTATCCGAGAATAGCAAGTAG
- a CDS encoding ribosomal L29e protein family protein, putative produces the protein MAKSKNHTNHNQIRKAHRNGIKKVRIPRKISTKGMCPKFLRNQKFCKKHLYTPQGEASS, from the exons ATGGCAAAGTCGAAGAACCACACGAATCACAACCAG ATTCGCAAGGCCCATCGTAACGGTATCAAGAAAGTGAGGATTCCCAGGAAGATTTCAACGAAGGGG ATGTGTCCCAAGTTCTTGCGCAACCAGAAGTTCTGCAAGAAGCACCTCTACACTCCTCAGGGTGAGGCGTCGAGCTGA